A genome region from Bacillaceae bacterium IKA-2 includes the following:
- a CDS encoding tyrosine-type recombinase/integrase translates to MMPNYCGIYAGLIEQYIDFKRNLGYKFVDATYTLSLFDRFTIDNAVLKLGLSKEIVDKWSEKRPNESDKTRYARIHYIAKFSAYLNDMGYPSHIPRLPKKYSSTFVPHIFSKKEVNAFFDACDTLKVNRRFETTVYVLPALFRMLYGCGIRISEALSLTCKDVDLDAKNIIVRETKNGKDRILPLSETLTEVCIQYRNVRPGKYEPKGYFFIKNNGQKCNAKAIYEWFRKILWNAGIPHGGKGFGPRMHDFRHTFSVHSLVKMSEAGLDLYYSLPILSKYLGHQSLEATDKYVRLTSDMYPDLIREVDNVCAYVFPEVDHYEAD, encoded by the coding sequence ATGATGCCGAACTATTGTGGTATTTATGCTGGTTTAATCGAACAGTACATTGATTTCAAAAGAAACCTCGGTTACAAGTTTGTTGATGCCACTTACACACTTTCGTTATTTGACAGATTTACAATAGATAATGCCGTATTAAAACTCGGTCTATCAAAGGAGATTGTTGATAAATGGAGTGAGAAGCGTCCAAATGAATCAGACAAGACACGTTATGCGAGGATTCATTATATTGCAAAATTTTCCGCCTATTTAAATGATATGGGATATCCATCACATATACCGAGATTGCCTAAAAAGTACAGCAGTACGTTTGTACCACATATTTTCTCGAAAAAGGAAGTGAATGCATTCTTCGATGCATGTGATACGCTTAAAGTTAATAGACGATTTGAAACAACTGTGTATGTACTCCCCGCTTTATTTAGAATGCTATATGGCTGTGGCATCCGTATCAGCGAAGCGTTATCCCTAACATGTAAGGATGTTGATCTTGATGCAAAAAATATTATTGTCAGGGAAACGAAAAACGGCAAAGACCGAATACTCCCATTATCTGAAACACTAACTGAGGTGTGTATTCAATATAGGAATGTTCGTCCCGGCAAATATGAACCGAAAGGTTATTTTTTTATCAAGAACAATGGGCAAAAATGTAATGCCAAGGCAATATATGAATGGTTCAGAAAAATACTCTGGAATGCAGGAATTCCACATGGTGGGAAGGGTTTTGGCCCAAGAATGCATGACTTTCGTCACACTTTCAGTGTACACTCTCTTGTGAAAATGTCAGAAGCTGGGCTAGATTTATACTACTCACTCCCAATATTATCAAAATATCTTGGGCATCAGTCATTAGAGGCTACAGATAAGTATGTAAGGCTAACATCTGACATGTACCCTGATTTAATTAGAGAAGTAGATAACGTTTGTGCCTATGTATTTCCGGAGGTTGACCATTATGAAGCCGACTGA